From one Triticum aestivum cultivar Chinese Spring chromosome 4B, IWGSC CS RefSeq v2.1, whole genome shotgun sequence genomic stretch:
- the LOC123090257 gene encoding putative F-box protein At3g23260 yields the protein MEQPSLKRRHQTGYSALPEELLVEIFARLPAKSVRRFRCLSRSWAATLSSSSFTNLHLERANQREDPPKLLFTTAQYRFHAWRHGTGSVAAEQLTAGVLPLPRLEPDCAVEVLTAKPCHGLVLLRRKYFRGYYLCNPCTGELSLLPDSEIPSKIMFGRQRRHSNNSLVAYGLGYSSKAKQHKVVRIISLHDEGTASCEVLPLDGVSVHWRPAAHQPAASCDSHHASVARPEAAVFFNGHLHFLQHHRQGHGVITTFDVSDESFGSLSAPPGLENVPFGLAVLDGCLCAHYNGLSPSGDDPFYISRLVRASGQWSSSAASSGKLGVPCCRRQNGSIRSKSTTTATPTRRSCSPQVCRLFLWWTSAATRRPRRLCSRRRCWAATSTMQSWKANPTIPWDCWRRAWCR from the coding sequence ATGGAGCAGCCATCGCTGAAACGGAGGCATCAGACAGGATATTCGGCGTTGCCGGAGGAGCTGCTGGTGGAGATCTTCGCTCGTCTGCCGGCCAAGTCGGTGCGCCGCTTCCGCTGCCTGTCACGTTCGTGGGCGGCCACGCTCTCATCGTCCTCCTTCACCAACCTCCACCTCGAGCGAGCGAATCAACGAGAAGACCCGCCCAAGCTCCTGTTCACGACTGCGCAGTACCGCTTCCACGCATGGCGGCACGGCACTGGTTCTGTGGCGGCGGAGCAGCTCACCGCCGGCGTCCTACCCCTCCCACGGCTAGAGCCGGACTGCGCTGTCGAGGTGCTCACCGCCAAGCCATGCCATGGCCTCGTCCTGCTCCGCCGCAAGTACTTCCGTGGCTACTACCTGTGCAACCCGTGCACCGGCGAGCTCTCGCTTCTCCCGGACAGCGAGATACCGTCCAAGATCATgttcgggcggcagcggcggcacagCAACAACAGCCTAGTGGCCTACGGCCTGGGTTACAGCTCCAAAGCGAAGCAACATAAAGTCGTACGGATCATCTCCCTCCACGACGAAGGAACGGCGAGTTGCGAGGTCTTGCCGCTCGACGGCGTGTCCGTGCACTGGAGGCCGGCCGCTCACCAGCCGGCCGCCTCGTGCGATAGTCATCACGCCTCCGTTGCGCGGCCAGAGGCAGCCGTGTTCTTCAATGGACATCTGCACTTTCTCCAGCACCACCGCCAGGGCCATGGCGTCATCACCACCTTCGACGTCTCCGACGAGTCCTTCGGCTCGTTGTCGGCGCCGCCGGGACTAGAGAATGTTCCATTCGGGCTGGCCGTGTTGGATGGATGCCTGTGTGCCCATTATAATGGACTTTCTCCGAGCGGCGACGACCCATTCTATATCTCGCGGCTCGTGAGAGCAAGTGGGCAGTGGAGCAGCTCTGCTGCATCCAGCGGCAAGCTTGGCGTGCCCTGCTGCCGCCGTCAAAATGGGTCTATCCGCTCGAAATCTACCACGACGGCGACCCCAACAAGAAGATCATGTTCGCCACAGGTGTGTCGACTGTTTTTGTGGTGGACCTCGGCCGCAACCCGGCGGCCCCGGAGATTGTGTTCTCGCCGGCGATGCTGGGCCGCGACGTCGACGATGCAATCATGGAAAGCGAACCCCACCATACCGTGGGACTGTTGGAGGAGAGCCTGGTGTCGGTAG